A part of Brassica rapa cultivar Chiifu-401-42 chromosome A05, CAAS_Brap_v3.01, whole genome shotgun sequence genomic DNA contains:
- the LOC103855203 gene encoding protein SINE2 isoform X1 codes for MGRNLGSAFRQELANLDKDPDTNKTAMSNLRTIVKDLNPKVIHVFLAQVSETKEIGSESGGYTVSLFEDLARSHGVKLAPHVDTIMPVIIRTLSSCEGSLGVQQACSKAVAAMARYGVDPATPEDKKRNVIHSLCKPLSESLLDTQHQQHLALGSALCLKSLVDCDSWRFASSEVVNSVCQSLAVALEATSSEAKAHMALVIALAKHNPFIVEAYARLLVKSGLRILELGVVEGDSQKRLLAVQMLNFLMKYLNPKSICSELELIYKEMEKHLKDEMYFVKVAAYETMSTAERLIGESAEPKFNAESIKSTPRLRAHSGSYVNEQEEEDVLFNGVASGRTVVSGSPLVYYADYNRETGSVVQSPRDGSQIQFPGVEDYDMESVMFHQRNRSSEFNESMCSWTNRSRSSRGKPRKRQSSGDVCSNHHKHGFAQDPFTELVENRQQMQRYSESYSSSSIYDTSGTTTGTPTEDICEKPKSDLDSEAKVMTGETETVSRKARSKCVLRWGLSFFSVAVAGFAMWVHLNDDMMMPPHLVPT; via the exons ATGGGGAGAAACCTTGGTTCAGCGTTTAGACAAGAGCTGGCTAACCTCGACAAAGATCCAGACACTAACAAGACTGCAATGAGCAACTTGAGAACCATTGTGAAAGACTTGAACCCAAAAGTGATACATGTGTTTCTCGCTCAAGTTTCCGAGACCAAAGAGATTGGCTCCGAGTCCGGTGGCTACACGGTTTCTCTCTTTGAAGACCTTGCTCGTTCTCACGGAGTAAAACTCGCTCCACACGTGGACACCATCATGCCGGTTATTATAAGGACGTTAAGCTCCTGCGAGGGCTCCTTAGGTGTTCAACAGGCTTGCTCAAAGGCGGTGGCTGCTATGGCTAGATACGGGGTTGATCCTGCAACACCggaagacaagaagaggaaCGTGATTCATTCTCTCTGCAAGCCTCTCTCTGAGTCTCTTCTTGATACGCAGCACCAGCAGCATCTTGCTTTGGGGTCTGCTCTCTGCTTGAAGTCGCTTGTGGATTGTGACAGCTGGCGGTTTGCTTCTAGTGAAGTGGTGAACAGCGTTTGTCAAAGCTTGGCTGTTGCTCTTGAAGCCACTTCTAGTGAGGCTAAGGCTCATATGGCGCTTGTGATAGCTCTAGCTAAGCACAATCCCTTTATAGTTGAGGCGTATGCGAGGCTCTTGGTGAAGTCTGGTTTGAGGATTTTGGAGTTAGGTGTTGTTGAGGGGGATTCTCAGAAACGGCTTTTGGCTGTGCAGATGCTTAACTTTCTGATGAAGTATTTGAATCCGAAGAGTATTTGCTCTGAGCTGGAGCTTATATACAAAGAGATGGAGAAACACTTGAAAGATGAGATGTATTTTGTGAAAGTGGCGGCTTATGAGACCATGAGTACAGCAGAAAGATTGATAGGAGAGTCAGCAGAACCAAAGTTCAATGCAGAATCAATCAAGTCTACACCAAGGCTGAGAGCACATAGTGGGAGTTATGTTAAtgaacaagaagaggaagatgttTTGTTTAACGGTGTAGCCAGTGGAAGAACTGTTGTCTCAGGCTCTCCTTTGGTGTATTATGCTGACTATAACCGAGAGACCGGTTCTGTGGTCCAGAGTCCAAGAGATGGAAGCCAA ATTCAGTTTCCTGGCGTTGAAGATTATGACATGGAGTCGGTTATGTTCCATCAGAGGAACAGAAGCTCTGAGTTTAACGAATCAATGTGCTCTTGGACCAATCGCTCAAGAAGTTCAAGAGGAAAGCCAAGGAAGAGACAATCATCAGGAGACGTGTGTTCAAACCATCACAAGCACGGTTTCGCACAAGATCCATTCACTGAGCTAGTGGAGAACAGACAGCAGATGCAGCGGTACAGTGAAAGCTATTCGTCATCATCAATATATGATACCTCTGGTACTACTACTGGTACTCCAACGGAAGATATCTGTGAGAAACCGAAGTCAGATTTGGACTCTGAGGCCAAAGTTATGACAGGAGAGACTGAAACAGTCTCAAGAAAGGCAAGGAGCAAGTGTGTGTTGAGATGGGGATTGAGTTTCTTCTCTGTTGCAGTTGCAGGGTTTGCTATGTGGGTGCATCTGAATGATGATATGATGATGCCTCCTCACCTTGTTCCTACCTGA
- the LOC103855203 gene encoding protein SINE2 isoform X2 codes for MGRNLGSAFRQELANLDKDPDTNKTAMSNLRTIVKDLNPKVIHVFLAQVSETKEIGSESGGYTVSLFEDLARSHGVKLAPHVDTIMPVIIRTLSSCEGSLGVQQACSKAVAAMARYGVDPATPEDKKRNVIHSLCKPLSESLLDTQHQQHLALGSALCLKSLVDCDSWRFASSEVVNSVCQSLAVALEATSSEAKAHMALVIALAKHNPFIVEAYARLLVKSGLRILELGVVEGDSQKRLLAVQMLNFLMKYLNPKSICSELELIYKEMEKHLKDEMYFVKVAAYETMSTAERLIGESAEPKFNAESIKSTPRLRAHSGSYVNEQEEEDVLFNGVASGRTVVSGSPLVYYADYNRETGSVVQSPRDGSQIQFPGVEDYDMESVMFHQRNRSSEFNESMCSWTNRSRSSRGKPRKRQSSGDVCSNHHKHGFAQDPFTELVENRQQMQRYSESYSSSSIYDTSGTTTGTPTEDI; via the exons ATGGGGAGAAACCTTGGTTCAGCGTTTAGACAAGAGCTGGCTAACCTCGACAAAGATCCAGACACTAACAAGACTGCAATGAGCAACTTGAGAACCATTGTGAAAGACTTGAACCCAAAAGTGATACATGTGTTTCTCGCTCAAGTTTCCGAGACCAAAGAGATTGGCTCCGAGTCCGGTGGCTACACGGTTTCTCTCTTTGAAGACCTTGCTCGTTCTCACGGAGTAAAACTCGCTCCACACGTGGACACCATCATGCCGGTTATTATAAGGACGTTAAGCTCCTGCGAGGGCTCCTTAGGTGTTCAACAGGCTTGCTCAAAGGCGGTGGCTGCTATGGCTAGATACGGGGTTGATCCTGCAACACCggaagacaagaagaggaaCGTGATTCATTCTCTCTGCAAGCCTCTCTCTGAGTCTCTTCTTGATACGCAGCACCAGCAGCATCTTGCTTTGGGGTCTGCTCTCTGCTTGAAGTCGCTTGTGGATTGTGACAGCTGGCGGTTTGCTTCTAGTGAAGTGGTGAACAGCGTTTGTCAAAGCTTGGCTGTTGCTCTTGAAGCCACTTCTAGTGAGGCTAAGGCTCATATGGCGCTTGTGATAGCTCTAGCTAAGCACAATCCCTTTATAGTTGAGGCGTATGCGAGGCTCTTGGTGAAGTCTGGTTTGAGGATTTTGGAGTTAGGTGTTGTTGAGGGGGATTCTCAGAAACGGCTTTTGGCTGTGCAGATGCTTAACTTTCTGATGAAGTATTTGAATCCGAAGAGTATTTGCTCTGAGCTGGAGCTTATATACAAAGAGATGGAGAAACACTTGAAAGATGAGATGTATTTTGTGAAAGTGGCGGCTTATGAGACCATGAGTACAGCAGAAAGATTGATAGGAGAGTCAGCAGAACCAAAGTTCAATGCAGAATCAATCAAGTCTACACCAAGGCTGAGAGCACATAGTGGGAGTTATGTTAAtgaacaagaagaggaagatgttTTGTTTAACGGTGTAGCCAGTGGAAGAACTGTTGTCTCAGGCTCTCCTTTGGTGTATTATGCTGACTATAACCGAGAGACCGGTTCTGTGGTCCAGAGTCCAAGAGATGGAAGCCAA ATTCAGTTTCCTGGCGTTGAAGATTATGACATGGAGTCGGTTATGTTCCATCAGAGGAACAGAAGCTCTGAGTTTAACGAATCAATGTGCTCTTGGACCAATCGCTCAAGAAGTTCAAGAGGAAAGCCAAGGAAGAGACAATCATCAGGAGACGTGTGTTCAAACCATCACAAGCACGGTTTCGCACAAGATCCATTCACTGAGCTAGTGGAGAACAGACAGCAGATGCAGCGGTACAGTGAAAGCTATTCGTCATCATCAATATATGATACCTCTGGTACTACTACTGGTACTCCAACGGAAGA CATCTGA
- the LOC103855199 gene encoding protein CYPRO4 has product MGSAHSQDDLKIYESDEEEEELVDGDRRLKSPSSLDEVESKLRALKLKYPSTEQAPPNSSVDLLRYINGNTPKAKWVAAENSTSYCFAKSSPEDGGGDSEKEWWVMKVGSKIREKVSNEMRLKAYKDQRVEFVANGGYWALRFTSRGEDLTTAFVSSFNSCLFENNHGVELNEAGLASIFEEDFIGWANPEAADDSIWEEADDILLKSPQSATPLDVTKAFEEAATTRSEEGIHSLALGALDHSFLVGDSGIQVFKNMRQGVHGTGVSVNFEAAYGSARKNKKALLMRAETNLLLMSQQAPGIHQLDIETGKVISEWKFEKDGVDISMSDITNDGKAAQLDPSGSTFLGLDRNRLCRWDMRDPYGVVQDLSTANNAPIVLTWAQGHQFSRGTEFNCFATTGDGSLVAGLLSGQIRLYSKGGTMRKAMTAFPGLGAPVTHVDATYDGKWIVGTTDTYLIVISTLFTDKAGNTKTGFEGSMGNKMAAPRLLKLTPLHAHLAGSNNKFRNAQFSWVTEDGKEERHVVATVGKFSVIWNFQQVKDGSHECYHEQEGLKKCYCYKIVPRNESIVDSRFMNDNSAVSGSPEAPLVIATPMKVSSFSLSSKRGRKQASA; this is encoded by the exons ATGGGATCAGCTCACAGCCAGGACGATCTAAAGATCTATGAAtcagacgaggaagaagaagagttggTGGATGGTGATCGTCGTCTAAAATCTCCTTCATCACTAGACGAAGTTGAATCAAAGCTCAGAGCCTTGAAGCTGAAATACCCATCAACGGAGCAAGCACCTCCGAACTCCTCGGTTGATCTTTTGCGCTACATCAATGGAAACACTCCCAAAGCCAAATGGGTCGCAGCTGAAAATTCCACCTCTTACTGCTTCGCCAAGTCATCCCCAGAAGATGGAGGAGGAGATTCGGAGAAGGAATGGTGGGTTATGAAGGTCGGGAGTAAGATCCGAGAGAAGGTCTCCAATGAAATGCGATTGAAGGCATATAAAGATCAAAGAGTTGAATTCGTTGCTAATGGTGGATACTGGGCGTTGCGCTTCACCAGCAGAGGAGAAGACCTCACCACCGCCTTTGTAAGCAGCTTTAACAGTTGCTTGTTTGAGAACAATCATGGTGTTGAGTTGAACGAAGCCGGTTTAGCTAGCATCTTTGAGGAAGATTTCATTGGGTGGGCCAATCCTGAAGCTGCTGATGATTCCATATGGGAAGAAGCTGATGATATTTTGCTTAAGAGCCCACAATCCGCAACTCCACTGGACGTTACTAAGGCTTTTGAGGAAGCTGCTACGACAAGGAGTGAGGAGGGCATACATAGCTTAGCTCTAGGTGCTTTGGATCATAGCTTTCTTGTGGGTGATTCTGGTATTCAGGTTTTCAAGAACATGAGGCAAGGGGTGCATGGGACAGGTGTTTCTGTTAACTTTGAGGCTGCTTACGGCTCAGCACGAAAGAATAAGAAGGCTCTTCTCATGAGAGCTGAGACCAACTTGTTGCTCATGAGTCAACAAGCCCCAGGAATCCATCAGCTTGATATTGAAACTGGCAAGGTTATTTCCGAATGGAAGTTTGAGAAAGATGGAGTGGACATCTCTATGAGTGACATTACTAATGATGGTAAAGCTGCTCAATTAGACCCGTCTGGATCTACCTTTCTTGGTTTGGACAGGAATAGGCTTTGCCGATGGGATATGCGTGACCCATATGGGGTGGTTCAGGATCTCTCTACTGCGAATAATGCCCCCATAGTCTTGACTTGGGCTCAGGGGCATCAGTTTTCTAGAGGGACTGAGTTCAATTGCTTTGCAACTACTGGTGATGGCTCACTTGTTGCTGGCCTTTTATCAGGACAGATTAGACTCTACTCAAAAGGGGGCACTATGAGGAAGGCTATGACGGCTTTCCCTGGACTTGGTGCGCCTGTGACTCATGTGGACGCTACTTACGATGGGAAATGGATAGTTGGTACAACTGATACATATCTGATTGTTATCTCTACCCTTTTCACTGATAAGGCTGGTAATACAAAGACTGGCTTTGAGGGTTCCATGGGAAATAAGATGGCTGCACCAAGGTTGCTGAAGCTAACACCTCTCCACGCCCATTTAGCTGGATCCAACAACAAGTTCCGCAATGCCCAGTTTTCATGG GTCACGGAGGATGGAAAAGAAGAGCGTCATGTGGTGGCAACTGTTGGCAAATTCAGTGTGATATGGAACTTTCAGCAAGTGAAGGATGGATCTCACGAATGCTACCATGAGCAGGAAGGGCTGAAGAAATGCTATTGCTACAAGATAGTCCCTCGAAATGAATCTATTGTGGACAGCCGTTTCATGAACGACAACTCTGCAGTCTCTGGTTCACCTGAAGCGCCTCTGGTCATTGCAACTCCCATGAAAGTCAGCTCTTTCAGCTTATCCAGCAAGAGAGGAAGGAAGCAAGCAAGTGCTTGA
- the LOC103855201 gene encoding YTH domain-containing protein ECT1 produces the protein MAGASSSSDSFPLLETSDWFQALSLGSDASEVPRNHYKGSLQNQYGHVPSGAYTAPSSPGNERRPSMNGGDPFGSYDHPSGGYQDQSFGYGHNNNSNTFSHLMMDPHNSSFDQFGYNDHLYSNHGLYGLYGNVIDSGHAYGTFGYDSWKLGRGWYPVDGYRKTRSFNYARGYSEEKADRLNELCRGPRSSDVKKQDAPVVDLQRYNGENFPETFTKEKFFVIKSYSEDDVHNSIKHGVWSSTPTGNKKLTAAYYESSQECCPVYLLFSVNASGQFVGVAEMTGPVDFNKTVEYWQQDKWIGCFPVKWHIIKDVPNSFLRHVTIANNENKPVTNSRDTQEVSVEDGAKIIKIFKEYMSKTCILDDFKFYETRQKMIRDKKIKQKKQVLDGASVETIH, from the exons ATGGCTGGAGCCTCCTCTTCTTCTGATAGCTTCCCTCTTCTTG AAACATCAGATTGGTTCCAGGCGTTGTCTTTAGGTTCTGATGCAAGTGAAGTCCCTAGGAACCATTATAAG GGTTCTCTTCAGAACCAGTATGGACATGTACCTTCTGGTGCGTATACTGCTCCATCTTCTCCTGGAAACGAGAGAAGGCCTAGCATGAATGGTGGAGACCCGTTTGGTTCATACGACCATCCTTCTGGTGGCTACCAGGATCAGAGTTTTGGTTATGGCCACAACAACAATTCAAATACCTTTTCACATCTCATGATG GATCCACACAATTCAAGTTTTGACCAGTTTGGATACAATGATCATTTGTATTCAAACCATGGATTGTATGGACTTTACGGTAACGTAATCGACTCTGGTCATGCTTATGGAACGTTTGGTTATGACTCGTGGAAGCTCGGGAGAGGATGGTATCCTGTTGATGGTTATAGAAAGACCAGAAGCTTCAACTACGCGCGTGGTTACAGTGAAGAGAAAGCAGATAGGCTTAATGAGCTTTGTAGAGGACCAAGAAGCAGTGATGTTAAAAAGCAAGACGCTCCAGTGGTGGATCTCCAGCGCTACAACGGAGAGAACTTCCCTGAAACATTCACCAAAGAGAAGTTCTTTGTGATTAAGTCATACAGCGAAGACGATGTTCACAACAGTATCAAGCATGGCGTGTGGTCCAGCACGCCAACAGGCAACAAGAAGTTAACCGCTGCGTATTACGAGAGTTCTCAAGAGTGTTGTCCTGTGTATCTTCTCTTCTCG GTGAATGCAAGTGGGCAGTTTGTTGGTGTTGCGGAGATGACAGGTCCTGTTGATTTCAACAAGACGGTGGAGTATTGGCAACAAGATAAGTGGATTGGTTGTTTCCCTGTGAAGTGGCATATCATCAAAGACGTACCGAACAGTTTCTTGAGACACGTGACGATTGCTAATAACGAGAACAAGCCCGTCACTAATAGCAGAGACACTCAAGAG GTGAGTGTGGAAGATGGAGCCAAGATCATAAAGATATTCAAGGAGTATATGAGCAAGACATGTATACTTGATGATTTCAAGTTTTATGAGACCAGACAAAAGATGATCAGAGATAAGAAGATCAAGCAAAAGAAACAG GTTCTTGATGGAGCTTCTGTAGAAACGATTCACTGA
- the LOC103855200 gene encoding casein kinase 1-like protein HD16, with translation MRELRSGARRSRRIEDHQPNPQLLQNILLPPPPPQTATTRRRGGGRGRGNAALAKAAAVPPRPTTAAAGRGRGIRLTDLEPEPCEVLPAAGVLGAADKDLAAEGGSPEKIAGMEEDSSMGPVPERVQVGNSPVYKTERKLGKGGFGQVYVGRRVSGGSDRIGADAIEVALKLEHRNSKGCNFGPPYEWQVYNTLNSCYGIPAVHHKGRQGDFYILVMDMLGPSLWDVWNSLAQSMSPNMVACIAVEAISILEKLHMKGFVHGDVKPENFLLGQPGTADEKKLYLIDLGLASRWKDSHSGPHVEYDQRPDVFRGTIRYASCHAHLGRTGSRRDDLESLAYTLIFLMRGRLPWQGYQGDNKSFLVCKKKMSTSPELMCCFCPPPFKLFLEVVTNMKFDEEPNYAKLISIFDSLIEPCAVSRPIRIDGALKVGQKRGRLLINLEEDEQPRKKIRIGSPATQWISVYNARRPMKQRYHYNVAETRLPQHVEKGNEDGLYISCVASAANLWALIMDAGTGFSSQVYELSTVFLHKDWIMEQWEKNYYISSIAGANNGSSLVVMSKGTPYTQQSYKVSDSFPFKWINKKWKEGFHVTSMTTAGSRWGIVMSRNSGYSEQVVELDFLYPSEGIHRRWESGFRITSMAATADQAALILSIPKRKITDETQETLRTSAFPSTHVKDKWAKNLYIASICYGRTVC, from the exons ATGCGAGAGTTAAGAAGTGGAGCTAGGAGATCGAGACGCATTGAAGATCATCAGCCTAACCCTCAGCTACTTCAAAACATCctacttcctcctcctcctcctcagacTGCTACAACAAGGAGAAGAGGTGGTGGTAGAGGAAGAGGGAATGCTGCTTTAGCTAAAGCCGCGGCTGTACCTCCTAGACCAACAACTGCTGCTGCCGGTAGGGGGAGGGGTATCAGGTTGACTGACTTAGAGCCTGAGCCTTGTGAGGTTCTTCCAGCTGCTGGTGTCTTAGGGGCAGCTGATAAGGATCTTGCTGCTGAAGGCGGCAGTCCAGAGAAAATAGCAGGCATGGAAGAAGATTCCAGTATGGGTCCTGTCCCTGAAAGG gtACAAGTTGGAAACTCTCCTGTTTATAAGACGGAGAGGAAACTCGGTAAGGGTGGCTTTGGTCAAGTTTATGTTGGCAGAAGGGTGAGTGGTGGCAGTGACAGGATTGGAGCTGATGCAATTGAG GTAGCTCTGAAACTTGAACACAGAAATAGTAAAGGATGCAACTTTGGCCCACCTTACGAGTGGCAAGTGTACAA TACGCTTAATAGCTGTTATGGAATTCCTGCTGTGCATCATAAGGGTCGTCAAGGAGATTTTTATATCCTG gTCATGGACATGCTTGGTCCTAGCCTTTGGGATGTTTGGAATTCTTTAGCTCAATC GATGTCACCAAACATGGTAGCGTGCATTGCAGTGGAAGCGATATCTATTCTTGAGAAACTGCATATGAAGGG GTTTGTGCATGGAGATGTGAAACCAGAAAACTTTTTACTTGGTCAGCCTGGAACAGCAGACGAGAAGAAACTATACCTTATCGATCTTGGTCTAG CATCAAGATGGAAAGATTCACACTCTGGCCCGCATGTTGAATATGATCAAAGACCTGATGTATTCAG GGGAACGATACGGTATGCAAGTTGTCATGCACATCTTGGTCGTACCGGAAGTCGGAGGGATGATCTGGAATCATTGGCctatacattaatatttttgatgCGGGGGAGGTTGCCATGGCAAGGGTACCAG GGTGACAACAAGAGCTTTCTTGTGTGCAAGAAAAAGATGTCAACATCTCCTGAACTGATGTGCTGTTTCTGTCCTCCCCCGTTCAAGCTTTTCCTCGAGGTAGTTACCAACATGAAGTTTGACGAGGAGCCTAACTACGCCAAGCTTATCTCGATTTTTGATTCTCTCATCGAGCCGTGTGCTGTATCTAGACCGATTAGAATTGATGGGGCTCTGAAG GTTGGCCAAAAACGAGGAAGATTGCTTATCAATTTGGAAGAGGATGAACAGCCGAGGAAGAAAATCAGAATCGGCAGTCCTGCTACTCAGTGGATTTCAGTCTATAATGCACGTCGTCCTATGAAACAGAG ATATCATTACAATGTTGCGGAGACAAGGCTGCCTCAGCATGTAGAGAAAGGTAACGAGGATGGCCTTTACATCAGCTGTGTAGCATCAGCAGCTAATCTCTGGGCCCTTATCATGGATGCTGGGACTGGGTTCAGCTCTCAAGTGTATGAATTGTCCACAGTCTTCTTGCACAAG GACTGGATCATGGAACAATGGGAAAAGAACTACTATATCAGTTCCATAGCTGGTGCTAATAACGGGAGCTCGTTGGTCGTTATGTCAAAAG GAACTCCATATACCCAGCAATCTTACAAAGTCAGCGACTCATTCCCATTCAAATGGATAAACAAAAAGTGGAAAGAAGGGTTTCATGTAACCTCCATGACCACTGCTGGGAGTCGTTGGGGTATAGTAATGTCCAGAAACTCAGGCTATTCCGAACAG GTTGTGGAGCTGGACTTTTTGTACCCAAGTGAAGGAATCCATAGAAGATGGGAGAGTGGATTCAGGATAACATCAATGGCTGCAACGGCAGATCAAGCAGCTCTTATATTGAGCATACCTAAACGAAAAATAACCGATGAAACCCAAGAGACTCTTCGCACTTCTGCTTTCCCAAGCACCCATGTCAAG GACAAATGGGCGAAAAATCTGTACATTGCATCAATATGCTATGGTCGGACCGTTTGTTGA
- the LOC103855202 gene encoding T-complex protein 1 subunit theta yields the protein MQPYGIQSMLKEGYRHLSGLDEAVIKNIEACKELSTITRTSLGPNGMNKMVINHLDKLFVTNDAGTIVNELEIQHPAAKILVLAAKAQQEEIGDGANLTISFAGELLQNAGELIRAGLHPSDIITGYNKAITKAVEILEQLVESGSETMDVRSKDEVVFRMRAAVASKQFGQEEIICSLVADACIQVCPKNPTNFNVDNVRVAKLLGGGLHNSCIVRGMVLKSDAVGSIKRMEKAKVAVFAGGVDTTATETKGTVLIHSAEQLENYAKTEEAKVEELIKAVAESGAKVIVSGGSVGEMALHFCERYKIMVLKISSKFELRRFCRTAGAVAHLKLSRPSPDDLGYVDSIAVEEIGGVTVTIARNEQGGNSISTVVLRGSTDSILDDLERAVDDGVNTYKAMCRDSRIVPGAAATEIELAQRLKEYANAETGLHSHAILKYAESFQFVPQTLADNAGLDAMEIIASLYTGHGSGNTKLGIDLEEGACKDVSETKVWDLFATKLFALKYASDAACTVLRVDQIIMAKQAGGPRRDLAAAAGAGADED from the exons ATGCAGCCTTATGGAATCCAGTCGATGCTCAAGGAAGGTTACAGACATCTCTCTGGTCTAGACGAGGCCGTCATAAAAAACATCGAAGCTTGCAAAGAGCTCTCCACCATCACCCGCACTTCTCTCGGCCCCAATG GTATGAACAAGATGGTTATTAACCATTTAGACAAGCTCTTTGTCACAAACGACGCTGGTACCATTGTGAACGAGCTGGAGATTCAGCATCCTGCCGCGAAAATCCTTGTCTTAGCAGCCAAGGCTCAGCAAGAAGAGATCGGAGACGGAGCCAATCTGACAATCTCCTTCGCTGGTGAGCTTTTGCAAAATGCTGGAGAGCTTATCAGGGCGGGACTGCACCCGAGTGATATCATTACTGGATATAACAAAGCAATCACTAAG GCTGTTGAGATTCTTGAACAACTGGTTGAGAGTGGTTCTGAGACCATGGATGTGCGTAGCAAAGATGAAGTGGTGTTTAGGATGAGAGCTGCTGTTGCTAGCAAGCAGTTTGGTCAAGAAGAGATCATATGCTCTCTCGTTGCTGAT gcGTGCATTCAAGTATGCCCAAAAAATCCAACAAACTTCAATGTGGATAACGTCCGTGTTGCCAAGCTCTTGGGAGGAGGGTTGCACAACTCTTGCATTGTCCGTGGAATGGTCTTGAAAAGCGACGCTGTGGGTAGCATCAAGCGAATGGAGAAGGCAAAG GTTGCGGTGTTTGCTGGGGGAGTTGATACTACTGCAACAGAGACAAAAGGAACTGTGTTGATCCATAGTGCTGAGCAG CTAGAGAACTATGCAAAGACAGAGGAGGCTAAAGTTGAGGAGCTGATTAAAGCTGTAGCTGAATCAGGAGCCAAAGTGATTGTTAGTGGGGGGTCAGTTGGAGAGATGGCATTGCATTTTTGTGAGCGTTACAA gatAATGGTTTTGAAAATCAGCTCAAAGTTTGAACTGAGGCGTTTCTGCCGCACAGCTGGGGCTGTTGCTCAC TTGAAACTAAGCCGGCCAAGTCCTGATGATTTGGGATACGTTGATTCCATAGCAGTGGAGGAGATTGGTGGTGTGACA GTCACTATTGCAAGAAATGAGCAAGGTGGTAACTCAATCTCCACAGTGGTTTTGCGTGGAAGCACAGATAGTATCTTGGACGACCTTGAAAGAGCTGTTGACGATGGAGTTAATACATACAAG GCCATGTGCAGGGACAGCCGTATCGTTCCCGGGGCTGCAGCTACCGAAATAGAACTGGCTCAGAGGTTGAAAGAATACGCCAATGCAGAAACAGG gttGCACAGTCATGCTATCTTAAAATACGCAGAGAGCTTCCAGTTTGTACCCCAAACCCTTGCTGACAACGCTGGCCTCGATGCGATGGAAATCATCGCCTCTCTGTACACTGGACACGGGTCTGGAAACACAAAGCTAGGCATTGACTTGGAGGAAGGTGCTTGTAAAGATGTTTCAGAGACTAAAGTGTGGGATCTTTTTGCAACCAA GTTGTTTGCTCTTAAGTACGCTTCTGATGCTGCATGCACGGTACTTCGCGTAGACCAG ATTATAATGGCGAAACAAGCAGGTGGACCAAGGAGAGACTTAGCAGCAGCCGCAGGTGCAGGTGCAGATGAAGACTAG